From Diaminobutyricibacter sp. McL0608, one genomic window encodes:
- a CDS encoding Rv2175c family DNA-binding protein — MTEQSAAREWLTIPDLVERLGLSVSRVRRLIEDRHLAAMRVDGVLKVPADFIKDDEPLTELRGTLIVLGDDGFDDDEAVAWLLEYDDTLGVAPIDALRAGRKAEVRRVAQALA, encoded by the coding sequence GTGACCGAGCAATCCGCCGCCCGTGAGTGGCTGACCATTCCCGATCTCGTCGAACGTCTGGGGCTGTCCGTCAGCCGCGTTCGCAGACTCATCGAAGACCGGCACCTTGCTGCCATGCGTGTCGACGGCGTGCTCAAGGTCCCGGCCGACTTCATCAAGGACGACGAGCCACTGACCGAATTGCGGGGGACTCTGATCGTTCTCGGCGACGACGGTTTCGACGACGATGAAGCTGTGGCCTGGCTCCTGGAGTACGACGACACACTGGGAGTCGCGCCGATCGACGCGCTGCGGGCAGGACGCAAGGCCGAAGTACGGCGGGTCGCCCAGGCGCTCGCCTGA
- a CDS encoding LysM peptidoglycan-binding domain-containing protein, protein MTLSLITPAQAAAPVKGESDRPRDKAPDAAGSVTSTITSKDSASAPRFAAAAAPARYTVVSGDTVSGIAGRFGLSTASVLALNGLSWKSLIFPGQVLALVSANAAAPAPKRAAPVTHAPTVARHIVVSGDTISGIAQAHGVSTQAVLSANGLDRSSLIFPGQSITIPLGLALAAHNTPVSRPAAPAPAAPKPAPKPAPAPAAPAPGKIIALTDEMRANAAIIVSVGRREGVDDYGLVIALAAAAQESGLRNVHYGDRDSLGIFQQRPSTGWGTPAQVMDPYRAALAFFGGHHNPNPGRTHGLLDIRGWHSMTVTQAAQAVQLSAFPNAYAKWEASARVWVAHLR, encoded by the coding sequence ATGACGCTGAGTCTGATCACGCCCGCGCAGGCGGCAGCACCCGTTAAGGGAGAGAGCGACCGACCCCGCGACAAGGCTCCGGATGCGGCGGGAAGCGTGACGTCGACGATCACGTCGAAGGACTCCGCATCCGCACCCAGATTCGCTGCGGCCGCTGCTCCCGCGCGCTACACCGTGGTATCGGGCGACACCGTCAGCGGAATCGCCGGGCGCTTCGGCCTGTCGACAGCGAGTGTGCTCGCGCTGAACGGACTCAGCTGGAAGAGCCTCATCTTTCCGGGCCAGGTGCTCGCGCTCGTGAGCGCGAATGCAGCCGCCCCGGCCCCGAAACGCGCTGCACCCGTCACTCACGCCCCGACGGTCGCGCGCCACATCGTCGTCTCCGGTGACACGATCAGCGGCATCGCCCAGGCGCACGGCGTCTCCACCCAGGCCGTCCTCTCGGCCAACGGACTCGACCGCTCGAGCCTCATCTTCCCCGGCCAGTCGATCACCATCCCGCTCGGTCTTGCGCTCGCAGCGCACAACACGCCCGTGTCGCGCCCGGCAGCCCCGGCTCCGGCCGCACCGAAACCCGCACCGAAACCAGCGCCGGCACCCGCGGCGCCCGCGCCAGGCAAGATCATCGCGCTGACCGACGAGATGCGTGCCAACGCCGCGATCATCGTCTCCGTCGGCCGGCGCGAGGGCGTCGACGACTACGGCCTCGTGATCGCGCTCGCCGCCGCCGCTCAGGAGTCCGGTCTCCGGAACGTGCACTATGGCGATCGCGACTCGCTCGGAATCTTCCAGCAGCGTCCGAGCACCGGGTGGGGAACGCCGGCCCAGGTCATGGATCCGTACCGCGCAGCGCTCGCATTCTTCGGGGGCCACCACAACCCGAACCCTGGCAGGACCCACGGCCTTCTCGACATCCGGGGCTGGCATTCGATGACGGTGACGCAGGCAGCCCAGGCTGTTCAGCTCTCAGCCTTCCCGAACGCATACGCGAAGTGGGAGGCATCCGCGCGTGTATGGGTCGCCCACCTCCGCTGA
- the pknB gene encoding Stk1 family PASTA domain-containing Ser/Thr kinase, whose protein sequence is MTTSQTDPMIGRLIDGRYQVRSRIARGGMATVYLATDLRLERRVAIKVMHGHLADDNTFKSRFVQEARSAARLAHPNVVNVFDQGQDSDMAYLVMEYLPGITLRDLLKDYGKLTPEQTIDIMEAVLSGLAAAHKAGIVHRDLKPENVLLADDGRIKIGDFGLARAASANTATGQALLGTIAYLSPELVTRGVADARSDIYALGIMMYEMLTGEQPFQGEQPMQIAYQHANDTVPTPSSKNPSVPPELDEIVLWATAKDPDHRPKDAREMLDRVIDAEKSIRGETAAFHQTMVMSPALVAGAGDADTQIINPAIRQQVASTTPDNVTRLTQTAQKRRGRGWWLFILVLLLAGVAGGTGWYFGSGPGSMVAIPDVSSKAPDAAATTLKDLGFETKQGTAYSTTIAKGLVASTDPPSGAHANRGSTVTINVSQGPAPITVPTLAGLTQDAAIEKITGVKAVVGAVDKQFNATVPSGIVISASSADGKDLSNGGPYFEGMKVNLVVSVGAIPNVKGASVDDATAKLTAAGLKTTPGPQSYSDTIPKDAVISANPQKEGPVRPGDTLALEVSRGPAPVPVPDNLVGTTWDVAKKALLDAGFKLKYNALADVAPAAFTVSKVTPASGTEVPKGSEITVNFAGF, encoded by the coding sequence GTGACCACGAGCCAGACCGATCCGATGATCGGCCGTCTAATCGACGGCCGATATCAGGTGCGCTCGCGGATCGCTCGAGGCGGGATGGCGACCGTCTATCTGGCCACCGATCTGCGCCTCGAACGCCGCGTCGCGATCAAGGTCATGCACGGCCACCTCGCCGACGACAACACGTTCAAGAGCCGCTTCGTTCAGGAGGCGCGTTCGGCCGCCCGTCTGGCACATCCCAACGTCGTCAACGTGTTCGACCAGGGTCAGGACTCCGACATGGCGTACCTGGTGATGGAGTACCTGCCCGGCATCACGCTGCGCGACCTGCTCAAGGATTACGGCAAGCTCACCCCCGAGCAGACCATCGACATCATGGAGGCGGTGCTCAGCGGACTCGCCGCCGCTCACAAGGCCGGCATCGTGCACCGCGACCTGAAGCCCGAGAACGTGCTCCTCGCCGACGACGGACGCATCAAGATCGGGGACTTCGGGCTCGCCCGCGCGGCTTCGGCGAACACGGCGACGGGGCAGGCGCTCCTCGGAACCATCGCGTACCTCTCCCCCGAACTCGTCACCCGGGGCGTCGCCGACGCGCGAAGCGACATCTACGCCCTCGGCATCATGATGTACGAGATGCTCACCGGAGAGCAGCCCTTCCAGGGCGAGCAGCCGATGCAGATCGCCTACCAGCACGCCAACGACACAGTGCCGACACCGAGCAGCAAGAATCCGTCGGTGCCACCCGAGCTCGACGAGATCGTGCTGTGGGCGACCGCGAAAGATCCGGACCACCGTCCGAAGGATGCACGGGAAATGCTCGATCGCGTGATCGACGCCGAGAAGTCGATCCGCGGTGAGACGGCGGCGTTCCACCAGACGATGGTGATGTCGCCTGCGCTGGTCGCTGGAGCCGGTGACGCGGATACGCAGATCATCAACCCGGCCATCCGCCAGCAGGTCGCCTCCACCACTCCCGACAATGTCACCCGCCTCACGCAGACGGCCCAGAAGCGGCGCGGTCGCGGCTGGTGGCTGTTCATCCTGGTGCTGCTGCTCGCGGGGGTCGCGGGTGGAACGGGCTGGTACTTCGGCTCAGGACCCGGCTCCATGGTCGCCATTCCCGACGTCTCGTCGAAGGCTCCGGATGCGGCGGCCACCACCCTGAAAGATCTCGGCTTCGAGACGAAGCAGGGCACGGCTTACAGCACGACGATCGCGAAGGGACTGGTCGCGAGCACCGATCCGCCCTCGGGCGCCCACGCCAATCGTGGAAGCACGGTCACGATCAACGTGTCGCAGGGGCCGGCCCCGATCACCGTGCCGACGCTCGCTGGCCTCACACAGGACGCCGCGATCGAGAAGATCACCGGGGTCAAGGCGGTTGTCGGAGCCGTCGACAAACAGTTCAACGCGACGGTGCCGAGTGGCATCGTCATCTCCGCATCGTCGGCAGACGGCAAGGATCTCTCCAACGGCGGACCGTACTTCGAGGGCATGAAAGTGAACCTCGTGGTCTCCGTCGGTGCGATTCCGAACGTCAAGGGCGCGTCCGTCGACGATGCGACCGCGAAACTGACGGCAGCGGGACTGAAGACGACACCGGGTCCGCAGTCGTACAGCGACACGATTCCGAAGGATGCGGTCATCTCGGCCAATCCGCAGAAGGAGGGTCCTGTGCGCCCCGGCGACACCCTGGCTCTCGAAGTGTCGCGCGGACCGGCGCCAGTGCCGGTGCCGGACAACCTCGTCGGGACGACATGGGACGTCGCGAAGAAGGCACTCCTGGACGCCGGCTTCAAACTGAAGTACAACGCCCTCGCCGACGTGGCGCCGGCAGCGTTCACTGTTTCGAAGGTCACCCCGGCATCCGGAACCGAGGTCCCGAAGGGGTCCGAGATAACCGTCAACTTCGCAGGGTTCTAG
- a CDS encoding class II 3-deoxy-7-phosphoheptulonate synthase codes for MADESVIAGLDYWRTLEIKQQPHWPDAEAVRAASAEIATLPPLVFAGEVDQLRERLGRAAEGKAFLLQGGDCAETFAGATADQIRNRVKTVLQMAVVLTYGASVPVVKMGRMAGQFAKPRSSDTETRGGVTLPAYRGDIVNGYDFTPESRAADPSRLVKGYHTAASTLNLIRAFTQGGFADLRQVHSWNRGFAANPANQRYEGLAGEIDRAIKFMEAAGADFDELKRVEFYSSHEGLLMDYERPMTRIDSRTGTPYNTSAHFIWIGERTRDLDGAHVDFLSRVRNPIGVKLGPTTTIDDMLRLIDKLDPERQPGRLTFITRMGSGKIRDALPPLLEAVKASDANPLWVTDPMHGNGLTTPNGYKTRRFDDVVDEVKGFFEAHRAAGTNPGGIHVELTGDDVTECLGGSEQIDEATLATRYESLCDPRLNHMQSLELAFLVAEELGGRHS; via the coding sequence ATGGCTGACGAATCTGTGATTGCCGGGCTGGACTATTGGCGCACGCTCGAGATCAAGCAGCAGCCGCACTGGCCAGACGCCGAAGCGGTGCGTGCCGCATCCGCGGAGATCGCGACGCTTCCGCCGCTGGTGTTCGCCGGTGAGGTCGACCAGCTCCGCGAGCGGCTCGGGCGCGCGGCCGAAGGCAAGGCATTCCTCCTGCAGGGCGGTGACTGTGCCGAGACATTCGCGGGCGCGACGGCCGACCAGATCCGCAACCGGGTCAAGACAGTGCTGCAGATGGCGGTCGTCCTCACCTACGGCGCTTCCGTGCCCGTCGTCAAGATGGGCCGCATGGCCGGCCAGTTCGCGAAGCCCCGGTCGAGCGACACCGAGACGCGCGGCGGAGTCACGCTCCCCGCGTACCGCGGCGACATCGTCAACGGCTACGACTTCACGCCGGAGTCGCGAGCGGCCGACCCGAGCAGGCTGGTGAAGGGGTACCACACCGCCGCATCCACGCTGAACCTCATTCGCGCGTTCACGCAGGGTGGTTTCGCCGACCTGCGCCAGGTGCACAGCTGGAACCGCGGATTCGCGGCCAACCCGGCCAACCAGCGTTACGAAGGTCTCGCCGGCGAGATCGACCGGGCCATCAAGTTCATGGAGGCGGCCGGTGCCGACTTCGACGAGCTGAAGCGGGTGGAGTTCTACTCCAGCCACGAGGGCCTGCTGATGGACTACGAGCGCCCGATGACGCGCATCGACTCGCGCACCGGTACCCCCTACAACACGTCGGCCCACTTCATCTGGATCGGCGAGCGCACGCGCGACCTCGACGGCGCGCACGTCGACTTCCTCTCGCGGGTCCGCAACCCCATCGGCGTCAAGCTCGGGCCGACGACGACGATCGACGACATGCTGCGGCTCATCGACAAGCTCGACCCCGAACGGCAGCCCGGTCGCCTGACGTTCATCACGCGGATGGGGTCCGGGAAGATCCGGGATGCGCTGCCTCCGCTTCTCGAAGCGGTCAAGGCGAGCGACGCCAATCCCCTCTGGGTGACCGACCCGATGCACGGCAACGGTCTGACAACGCCGAACGGCTACAAGACGCGTCGTTTCGATGACGTCGTCGACGAGGTCAAGGGCTTCTTCGAGGCGCACCGGGCGGCGGGAACGAACCCGGGCGGCATCCATGTCGAACTGACCGGAGACGACGTCACCGAGTGCCTGGGCGGCTCCGAGCAGATCGACGAGGCCACCCTCGCCACGCGCTACGAGTCACTGTGCGACCCTCGGCTGAACCACATGCAGTCACTGGAGCTCGCGTTCCTGGTGGCTGAGGAGCTCGGCGGCCGTCACTCGTAG
- a CDS encoding lysophospholipid acyltransferase family protein: MFYWIMKHLIAGPLLKGIFRPWVVGLENVPKTGGVILASNHLSFIDSVFLPLIVDRRVAFLAKSEYFTRTGFKGWMTRNFMLATGQLPIDRSGGKASEDSLNSGLAVLAQDKMLGIYPEGTRSPDGKLYRGRTGVARMILEGQVPVVPVAMIDTEKIMPIGRRLPKVGRIGLIIGKPLDFSRFEGMEGDRFILRSVTDEIMYELHALSEQEYVDVYATSVKEKRGALSR, from the coding sequence ATGTTCTACTGGATCATGAAGCACCTGATCGCAGGTCCGCTGCTGAAGGGCATCTTCCGTCCGTGGGTCGTCGGCCTGGAGAACGTGCCCAAGACCGGCGGTGTGATCCTCGCGAGCAATCACCTCTCGTTCATCGACTCGGTCTTCCTGCCGCTGATCGTCGACCGGCGCGTGGCGTTCCTCGCCAAGAGCGAGTACTTCACGCGCACAGGCTTCAAAGGCTGGATGACCCGCAACTTCATGCTCGCCACCGGCCAGCTGCCGATCGACCGGTCCGGCGGCAAGGCGTCAGAAGACTCGCTGAACTCCGGTCTTGCCGTCCTCGCCCAGGACAAGATGCTGGGCATCTACCCCGAGGGCACCCGCAGCCCCGACGGCAAGCTGTACCGCGGTCGCACGGGTGTCGCCCGGATGATCCTCGAAGGCCAGGTCCCTGTCGTCCCGGTGGCCATGATCGACACCGAGAAGATCATGCCGATCGGTCGCCGCCTCCCCAAGGTCGGGCGCATCGGCCTCATCATCGGCAAGCCGCTCGACTTCTCGCGGTTCGAAGGTATGGAGGGCGACCGGTTCATCCTCCGGTCGGTCACCGACGAGATCATGTACGAGCTGCACGCACTGAGCGAGCAGGAATACGTCGACGTCTACGCGACCAGCGTGAAAGAAAAGCGAGGAGCCCTTTCGCGATAG
- a CDS encoding ROK family glucokinase: MHSIGIDIGGTKIAGAVVDEFGSIVREDRQPTTAGQPEEIENTVVEMIERLSGGPEEIVAAGVAAAGFIDAAQSIVYYAPNINWRHEPFREKLESRLDMPIIIENDANAAGWAEFRYGAGRLVSDMVILTIGTGVGGAIVSNDRLFRGGFGAGAEVGHMRVVPGGLPCGCGAHGCIEQYGSGRALERFAGELADAGGIGQALADVRTRKGALKGKDISKLILDGDPGAIAALRQLGDWLGQACASLGAVLDPQLFVFGGGVAQAGDLLLEPIRLAYLENLPARGYHPEPEFRIAELVNDAGVVGAADLARLHASQR, encoded by the coding sequence GTGCATTCGATCGGTATCGACATCGGTGGTACCAAGATCGCGGGGGCCGTCGTCGACGAGTTCGGTTCGATCGTGCGCGAGGACCGCCAGCCCACGACCGCCGGGCAGCCGGAGGAGATCGAGAACACTGTCGTCGAGATGATCGAGCGGCTCTCCGGCGGACCGGAGGAGATCGTCGCGGCCGGTGTCGCGGCCGCGGGGTTCATCGACGCTGCGCAGTCGATCGTCTATTACGCGCCGAACATCAACTGGCGGCACGAACCGTTCCGCGAGAAGCTCGAGTCACGACTCGACATGCCCATCATCATCGAGAACGATGCCAACGCGGCCGGATGGGCGGAGTTCCGCTATGGCGCCGGCCGCCTGGTCAGCGACATGGTCATCCTCACCATCGGTACCGGTGTCGGCGGCGCGATCGTCAGCAACGACCGCCTGTTCCGGGGCGGCTTCGGTGCCGGCGCCGAGGTCGGGCACATGCGGGTCGTCCCGGGCGGGCTGCCCTGCGGATGCGGTGCCCACGGCTGCATCGAACAGTACGGCTCAGGACGCGCGCTGGAACGATTCGCGGGCGAACTTGCCGACGCGGGAGGGATCGGTCAGGCCCTCGCCGATGTGCGAACGCGCAAGGGTGCGCTCAAAGGCAAGGACATCAGCAAGCTGATCCTCGACGGCGATCCCGGCGCGATCGCAGCCCTGCGTCAGCTGGGCGACTGGCTCGGCCAGGCCTGCGCCAGCCTCGGCGCCGTCCTCGACCCGCAGCTCTTCGTCTTCGGCGGCGGCGTTGCGCAGGCCGGTGACCTGCTCCTCGAACCGATCCGTCTCGCGTACCTCGAGAACCTGCCGGCGCGCGGATATCATCCGGAGCCCGAGTTCCGCATCGCCGAACTGGTCAACGACGCCGGTGTGGTCGGGGCCGCGGATCTCGCCCGCCTGCACGCTTCGCAGCGTTAG
- a CDS encoding AMP-dependent synthetase/ligase, producing MQQFDVPAVVPADPEANATDLLIDRVAASPDAALFATPKDGGWQDVTSAEFLRQVIALSKGLVASGIQPGDKIGLMCKTRYEWTLIDFATWFAGAVLVPVYETSSPTQVHWNLSDSGAVAVILETPDHFTKFDEVHPELPLIGNIWQIDLGDLDKLAAAGVDVPDAEIERRRNLARGEDIATLIYTSGSTGRPKGCVLTHSNFVELSRNAAVALRDVLDAPGGASTLLFITTAHVFARFIAVLSVHAGVKVGHQPDTRQLLPSLASFKPTFLLAVPRVFEKVYNSAEQKAEAGGRGKIFRKAADVAVEHSKAVEAGGSIPLGLRLRFALFDRLVYSKLRDAMGGRVKYAVSGSAPLGSHLGHFFHSLGIKILEGYGLTETTAPATVNLATKFKIGTVGPALPGVSVRLADDGEIQVKGVDVFKEYWKNPEATAAAFEDGWFKTGDLGSFDADGFLTITGRKKEIIVTAGGKNVSPAALEDPIRANPLVNQVIVVGDQKPFIAALITLDPEMLPAWLANNGEDKELTLREASVNPAVLAEIQRAVDVANTHVSRAESIRKFVVLSTELSEASGHLTPKLSIKRHVILEDFADVVDGIYSGSPATQGISLSH from the coding sequence GTGCAACAGTTCGATGTACCCGCCGTCGTCCCGGCAGACCCCGAGGCGAACGCCACCGACCTGCTGATCGACCGTGTCGCCGCAAGCCCGGATGCCGCCCTCTTCGCCACCCCGAAGGACGGCGGCTGGCAGGACGTCACCTCGGCGGAGTTCCTCCGCCAGGTCATCGCACTCTCGAAAGGCCTCGTCGCTTCCGGCATCCAGCCCGGCGACAAGATCGGCCTGATGTGCAAGACGCGCTACGAGTGGACCCTCATCGACTTCGCCACCTGGTTCGCGGGAGCCGTGCTCGTCCCCGTCTATGAGACGTCTTCACCGACCCAGGTCCACTGGAACCTGAGCGACTCGGGCGCGGTCGCCGTGATCCTCGAGACCCCCGACCATTTCACGAAGTTCGACGAAGTGCATCCCGAGCTCCCGCTGATCGGGAACATCTGGCAGATCGACCTGGGCGACCTGGACAAGCTCGCCGCAGCCGGCGTCGACGTGCCAGACGCGGAGATCGAGCGTCGCCGCAACCTCGCCCGCGGCGAGGACATCGCGACCCTCATCTACACCTCCGGTTCCACCGGTCGACCGAAGGGCTGCGTTCTCACCCACTCGAACTTCGTCGAGCTCTCGCGCAACGCCGCCGTCGCCCTGCGCGATGTGCTGGATGCGCCGGGTGGAGCATCCACTCTCCTCTTCATCACGACCGCGCACGTCTTCGCACGCTTCATCGCGGTGCTCAGCGTCCACGCCGGCGTCAAGGTCGGACATCAGCCGGACACCCGGCAGCTGCTCCCCTCGCTCGCGTCGTTCAAGCCGACCTTCCTCCTGGCCGTGCCGCGCGTGTTCGAGAAGGTCTACAACTCCGCCGAGCAGAAGGCCGAAGCCGGCGGGCGGGGCAAGATCTTCCGCAAGGCGGCGGACGTCGCGGTCGAGCACTCGAAGGCGGTCGAGGCCGGCGGCAGCATTCCGCTCGGGCTGCGCCTGCGCTTCGCCCTTTTCGACCGGCTCGTCTACAGCAAGCTGCGGGATGCCATGGGCGGCCGCGTGAAATACGCGGTCTCGGGTTCGGCTCCACTCGGCTCGCACCTCGGACACTTCTTCCACAGCCTCGGCATCAAGATCCTCGAAGGCTACGGCCTGACGGAGACCACGGCTCCCGCGACCGTGAACCTCGCAACCAAGTTCAAGATCGGCACGGTCGGCCCGGCCCTGCCCGGCGTCTCGGTGCGCCTGGCGGACGACGGCGAGATCCAGGTCAAGGGCGTCGACGTGTTCAAGGAGTACTGGAAGAACCCGGAAGCGACCGCCGCTGCGTTCGAGGACGGCTGGTTCAAGACCGGTGACCTCGGCAGCTTCGACGCCGACGGCTTCCTCACGATCACGGGGCGCAAGAAGGAGATCATCGTCACTGCGGGCGGCAAGAACGTCTCGCCCGCAGCTCTCGAGGACCCGATCCGCGCCAATCCGCTCGTCAACCAGGTGATCGTCGTCGGCGACCAAAAGCCGTTCATCGCAGCTCTAATCACGCTCGACCCCGAGATGCTTCCGGCCTGGCTCGCGAACAACGGTGAGGACAAGGAGCTGACCCTGAGGGAGGCGTCGGTGAACCCGGCCGTCCTCGCGGAGATCCAGCGGGCGGTCGACGTCGCGAACACCCACGTGTCGCGGGCCGAGTCGATTCGCAAGTTCGTGGTGCTCTCAACTGAGCTCAGTGAAGCCAGTGGCCACCTGACGCCGAAGCTCAGCATCAAGCGCCACGTCATCCTCGAGGACTTCGCCGACGTCGTCGACGGGATCTACAGCGGCTCACCGGCGACTCAGGGCATCTCGCTGTCCCACTAA
- a CDS encoding NAD-dependent epimerase/dehydratase family protein codes for MRIAVTGGSGKLGRTVVRTLAEEGNQVINLDTAGERGPGFVRVDLTDFGQTLDAILGIDDKHDGFDAIVHLAAIPAPGILGDAATFHNNIRVTYNVFQAARRAGIRNVVYASSETVLGLPFDVPPPYIPVDEDYPARPESTYSLVKHLEEQMAIEMVRWDPALKIVALRFSNVMDDADYAEFPSFDADPMLRKWNLWGYIDGRDGAQAVRRALDWDATGFHRFIIAAADTVMSRPNVDLVEAVFPGVPVKGDLGLNDTLLSIDKARRVLGYAPAHSWRDAV; via the coding sequence ATGCGCATTGCAGTCACCGGTGGTTCAGGAAAATTGGGGCGCACCGTTGTGCGCACACTCGCCGAAGAGGGTAACCAGGTCATCAATCTCGACACCGCGGGGGAGCGTGGCCCCGGATTCGTCAGAGTCGACCTGACCGATTTCGGGCAGACGCTCGATGCCATCCTCGGCATCGACGACAAGCATGACGGCTTCGACGCCATCGTCCACCTGGCTGCGATCCCGGCCCCGGGCATCCTCGGCGATGCGGCGACGTTCCACAACAACATCCGCGTCACCTACAACGTGTTTCAGGCGGCGCGCCGGGCGGGCATCCGCAACGTCGTCTATGCGTCGAGCGAGACCGTCCTCGGGCTGCCGTTCGACGTGCCGCCGCCCTACATCCCGGTCGACGAGGACTACCCCGCCCGGCCCGAGAGCACGTATTCGCTGGTCAAGCACCTCGAAGAGCAGATGGCGATCGAGATGGTGCGCTGGGACCCGGCGCTCAAGATCGTCGCCCTGCGATTCTCGAACGTGATGGACGACGCCGATTACGCCGAGTTCCCCTCGTTCGACGCCGATCCGATGCTCCGCAAGTGGAACCTGTGGGGCTACATCGACGGTCGCGACGGGGCTCAGGCTGTCCGCCGCGCGCTCGACTGGGATGCGACCGGCTTCCACCGCTTCATCATCGCCGCCGCCGACACCGTGATGAGCCGGCCCAACGTCGACCTGGTCGAAGCGGTCTTCCCCGGCGTGCCGGTGAAGGGTGACCTCGGGCTGAACGACACGCTGCTCTCGATCGACAAGGCGCGACGGGTCCTCGGCTACGCCCCGGCGCACTCCTGGCGCGACGCGGTCTAG
- the def gene encoding peptide deformylase, with protein MTERQIRLFGDPVLKTVSDPIGTIDAGVHGLVEDLIDSVLPPGRAGVAAPQIGVNLRAFSYNVDGEVGYILNPEIVELSGEPELVDEGCLSVPGLWFPTMRYPFARVTGTDLEGHTIELSGTGVMAQALQHETDHLNGTLYLDRLDKERRREAMKQVRESDWF; from the coding sequence GTGACCGAACGCCAGATCCGCCTCTTCGGAGACCCCGTGCTGAAGACCGTGTCCGACCCGATCGGCACCATCGATGCCGGTGTGCACGGTCTCGTCGAAGACCTGATCGACAGCGTCCTGCCGCCGGGTCGCGCCGGGGTGGCTGCGCCGCAGATCGGTGTGAACCTGCGGGCGTTCAGTTACAACGTCGACGGTGAGGTCGGGTACATTCTCAACCCGGAGATCGTCGAGCTCTCCGGCGAACCGGAGCTCGTCGACGAAGGCTGTCTGTCGGTTCCCGGACTGTGGTTCCCGACGATGCGCTATCCGTTCGCCAGGGTGACCGGGACCGACCTGGAGGGCCACACCATCGAGCTCTCCGGTACCGGGGTGATGGCGCAGGCGCTTCAGCACGAGACGGACCACCTCAACGGCACGCTGTACCTCGACCGGCTCGACAAGGAGCGCCGGCGCGAAGCGATGAAGCAGGTTCGGGAGAGCGACTGGTTCTGA